The Acidobacteriota bacterium genomic sequence GCTGCGCCAGCGCCGAGCACGGAAGCGCCGCGAGGGCGCCGGCCAGCCCGAGGCATCGCAGGACGTACTGAGCCATGCTCATGGTCTCGTCTCCGCTTTCAGTCGCTGCAGCTCCTCCCGCGACCGGAACTCCAGCTTCGCCACCTTCCCGGCCCCAAGGTAGCCCATGCCGATCTGGGTGCGGCCATTGACCGTCACCGCCTGCAGCCCGTGGGTCTTGGTCCCGATCGTCGGCAGGTAATAGCTGGTCCACTCTTCCGTGCCGGGATCGAACTTCGCGATCGAATCGCCATGCGTGAACGGCAGCCACACCATGCCGTCTTCGTCCACCGACGTCTCGTAGCAGTTCCCGTCCTCATGCTCGGGCGGAAAGGGATACATCTCTTCGAGGTCAGAGCGGCTGTCGAGCTTCAGCAGGCCGCCACCGTACCACGAGCAGCCCCAGAACGTGGTGCTCCGCGGATCGGCGCCTGGCTTGCGAATCGCCACGGCGCCCGGCCTCCCGTAGCCGTAGAACGTCAGGCGATCGGCGAAGACCGCCAGCTCCTCCGCGGTGAACAGGTCGCTCCTGTCGTTTACCGCTTCGGGTAGAGGCACGAACGTGGCGTGGCCGGTCTCGAGGTCCGCCTTCATCAACCCGTCCCGCGGAATGGCGGTCGACCACCAGCCATTGCCGGCGCCATCGCCGGTCATCCCGTAGTTCGAGGCGTTCGGAACCGGGTTCTCGAAGAGCGTCCAGTCGCGGGTCCTCGTGTCGTAGCGCATCGCCTTCGCGTCGTTCGTCGCCCCCGCGGCCCAGATGCCACCTCGCCCGTCGTCGCCGATCCAGGGCCCCACGCGTGCCCCCTCGGGCGGGCGAATGATGGCCGATTCGCCCGTCCGCGGGTTGATGCGCCCCAGCGCACCGATGTTGCTCATGTCGAACCACACGACCCCGGCGGCGTCCCGGATGATGTCGTGCGAATTCGCGGGGGGAGCGTCCGGTGTCTCCGACAGCACGAAGTTCGTCGCGTGGCCGGTCCGCCAGTCGTATCTGACGACGGTGCGGGTGATGTTGAACATGTCGGCCATCCACACGTTTCCATCGGCATCCAGCGTGGCGTTCATCGCGTGGTGCTTGGACTCGTCCATGAAATCGACAGGGCCGAGCGCCCAATCGGTGCTGCCATCGTTGAAGAACGGCAATCCGAAACCGGGCTCGGGCGCGTCGTATTCGCGGGCGATCATCAGCGTCGAGTCCCCCGTCGGACGACGGGGCGTGAACGTCATGGGCGACGGGCCCGGACCACGCACCTTCGCCAGCCACGCCGCCAGCTCATCCCGGAAGTGGACCATGATCGCGTTCGGCCGGCGACGGGCCGCGGCGGCCGGAGTGCCATACCGATACGGGTGCATCCGGCTCATCACGTCGATGATGTTCCGCCAGCCGGCCTCGTCGAATCGGCTGATCAGCGTGAAGTTCTGCGGATGACATCCCATACAGGCCGCCCGAAAGACCTCCTTCATCCGGAGGTCCTCACGGGTGCCGTCCGGCAGCGCCGCATACCATTGGCTCCCCGTCAGCTGATTGTGGAAGTCCGCGGTAGGGGTGAGCGTGAAGTTCCGTCTGGCCCCGGCCTCGCGCAGCGCCACCTCCGCGCGGCCCGCCTCGAAGGCCTGGGCCTGTGCCCAGACCTTGTAGGGCCGTCCAGTCTCGAGCGGCGGGAAATGGTACTCGCCGTCACTGTCGGTGAACACGCTCGTGGTGACGTTCCGCCCCGGCGCCCGGGCAGACACGGTGACGCCCTCGAGCCTCTCGCCTGACGTCGATGTGACGGTCCCCCACAGGGGACCGGCGGTCTCGCCGAACGACACGGGGTCGGCCACACTCGGCGACGAGAGCTCGACCAGCCGGTCCACCACCGGCGGGCGGAGCGTCTGGACTCTCTTGAGGTAGCCGATGATCGAGTCGATCTGCTCGGGCCGGAGGGCGTACCTGAACGCCGGCATCGTGGCTGAGCCTTCGGAGATGAGCCGTCGCACCGCGCGTTCGCGGTCCTCCCCTTCGACATTCGTCCTGGAGAGCGGCGGCCCGTAGGATGCCGCGTCGACGAGGCCTGCCCCGGCGCCTCTGGTGGTCGACATCGTCGAGTAGTGACAGGTGTTGCAGCGCTGCTTGAACAGAAACGCGCCCTGCCGTTCGCTCGCGCTCAACGACGACAGAAAGTGCGTGTCGGTGACGCCAAGCACCTGCGGCTCCATGCCCCATGCGGTGCGCATCCACTCTTCGACGTCGGCGGGCACGTCCGGCGGTTCTGCTGACGTGGCCGGCTGGGCGAGAACGCCGGACGGGGGGAACAGGAGCACGCCGAGCACCACCAGCACAGACTTCATGGCCATGGATGTTCGGCTCCTGAATCGAGCACCGTCGTCGATCTCACCCGTTTGGCTCCTCAGCCGCTGCTCGTCACCGACCAGCAGGGGTTCGAGGGGCATAAGCTGCTGCGAGTCAGCAGATTATACCTGGAGTGTGTCTCCGACGATTGTAGGATCGAGCACCAAAGCACCGTAGCTTGACAGCCTCTATTGTCACAACTGGCTGGGGCTGTCGTGCCTGAACCGAAACTTAGCCGCCCGTGGACGGCCCGAGACGATCCGCCAGCGCCTGGCCGGCCGCACGTACGCGGCGCCCCAGATGTCTTGCGCTGCCGCTGACGCTGCGGCCGGAGGCCGTCAGCAGTCCCTGGGACACGCGGCGCGCACCGCTACGCACGATCCCGCCGAGCATCCCGCCGGCCTGCACGACCGCCGCCCGGCGGAGGTTGCGGCGCGGTCGGGACGTAAGCGCCGCGCAATACTGCTTCGCGATCATGGCGACTCGCAGCGTCAGGAACGCGTTCGTGGCGCCGCCGAGCACGGAGCTGACGAAGACCGTGCTGGCGGTCTGCAGCCCGGGCACGCTCCCCGCCACCGATCCGAACACGCCCGAGACGACCGGCTGGATGTGGTCGCTGATGTCCATGTCCTCGAGCTCGCCGGCGATGAAGGCGGTCGCGCCGACGTTCGCATACAGGTGGACGATCTCGCGGGCGCCGGGGCGTTGGTGATAGACGTGCGCCAGACGCCAGATCATCTTCGCCTGGACGCCGAGCATGACCAGGGCGTCGAGGCTGCCGTGCTGCGAGACGGCCGTGGCGATGAAGACATCGGATGCGGCCCGCCGGGCCACGTCGTCGGCCTGGGCGCCCAGGCGCTCGAGCCCGGCTTCGATCTCCTCGCGGGCGCGGAACGGTCCGGGGCCGGCCTGCTCGTTGTCCGCGAGGCGCCGGCCGAGCGCCCGCAGATGCCGTTCGAACGCCCGTCCTTCGTCGACCGGCGGCGGTTGCAGCGGCTTCGGCAGCCGGAAGAACAGAATCAGCGGCACCAGGAGGCAGATGCCGTAGACGACGAGCAGGACGCCGAGAACGGCCGAGCCGAGGGTCGGATGAAGCGCGGTGGCGAGCGAGACGAGCTGGGCGGTCTGGTTCACCACCAGGCCGAGCAGGACAACCGTCCCGAGGGCGGTGAGCGCGAACGCGATCCGGGACCACCTTTTCCACATGGCTCGTCTCTAAGACCGTGGACGTAGCGGCCCCGCTGGTGGTTCCCGCAAGCGGGAGTCGAGCGGCCGTGCTACCGCGCAGACTACTGGACGCGCTCGACGGCCAGGGCGACGCCGTTGCCGCCGCCGAGACACAGCGTGGCGACGCCCCGCTTCAGGTTGCGGGTCTTCAGCGCGTAGAGCAGGGTGGTCAGGATGCGTGCGCCGCTGGCCCCGATCGGATGGCCGAGGGCGACCGCGCCGCCGTTGACGTTCACCTTCGCCGGATCGGCCCCCAGCTCGCGGATGACCGCCAGCGCCTGCGCGGAGAAGGCCTCGTTGAGCTCGATCAGATCGACGTCGTCCAGTGACCAGCCCACCTTGGGGAGCAGCTTCTGCACCGCCTCGACCGGCGTCATGAGGAGCCACTTGGCGGGGCGTCCGCTGAACGCCTGCCCGACGATGCGGGCCATCGGGACCACCCCGAGCTCGGCCGCGCGGTCCTCGGCCATGACGACGGTGGCCGCGGCGCCGTCGTTGACCCCGGGCGCGTTGCCGGCGGTCACCGTGCCGCCGTCCTTCTTGAACGCCGGGCGCAGCCGGGCGAGCGCCCCGGCGGTCGTATCGGGGCGCACCGCCTCGTCGTACTCCAGCCGGATAGGGTCGCCCCGGCGCTGCGGGATCTCGACCGGCAGGATCTCGTCCTTGAAGAAGCATTCGCGGATGGCGGTGGCGGCCTTCCGGTGGCTGTCCGCCGCGAACGCGTCCTGGTCCTCGCGGGTGACGCCGTAGCGTTCGACGACCGCCTCGGCGGCCTCGCCCATGGACCAGTTCTCGACCGCGCACCAGAGCCCGTCGTGCATCATCGCATCGAGCACCTGCCCGTTGCCCATGCGCATGCCGCCGCGCGCCTTCGGCAGCATGTACGGACAGTTGCTCATCGATTCCATGCCCCCGGCGACCGCGACGTCGATGTCGCCGG encodes the following:
- a CDS encoding DUF697 domain-containing protein; this encodes MWKRWSRIAFALTALGTVVLLGLVVNQTAQLVSLATALHPTLGSAVLGVLLVVYGICLLVPLILFFRLPKPLQPPPVDEGRAFERHLRALGRRLADNEQAGPGPFRAREEIEAGLERLGAQADDVARRAASDVFIATAVSQHGSLDALVMLGVQAKMIWRLAHVYHQRPGAREIVHLYANVGATAFIAGELEDMDISDHIQPVVSGVFGSVAGSVPGLQTASTVFVSSVLGGATNAFLTLRVAMIAKQYCAALTSRPRRNLRRAAVVQAGGMLGGIVRSGARRVSQGLLTASGRSVSGSARHLGRRVRAAGQALADRLGPSTGG
- a CDS encoding acetyl-CoA C-acyltransferase; the encoded protein is AGIEPDAVDECIMGNVVSAGLGQAPARQAALAAGLPDHVGALTVNKVCGSGLKAVMLAAQGIATGDIDVAVAGGMESMSNCPYMLPKARGGMRMGNGQVLDAMMHDGLWCAVENWSMGEAAEAVVERYGVTREDQDAFAADSHRKAATAIRECFFKDEILPVEIPQRRGDPIRLEYDEAVRPDTTAGALARLRPAFKKDGGTVTAGNAPGVNDGAAATVVMAEDRAAELGVVPMARIVGQAFSGRPAKWLLMTPVEAVQKLLPKVGWSLDDVDLIELNEAFSAQALAVIRELGADPAKVNVNGGAVALGHPIGASGARILTTLLYALKTRNLKRGVATLCLGGGNGVALAVERVQ